The following coding sequences lie in one Aspergillus puulaauensis MK2 DNA, chromosome 3, nearly complete sequence genomic window:
- a CDS encoding class I SAM-dependent DNA methyltransferase (COG:Q;~EggNog:ENOG410PX9F;~InterPro:IPR029063,IPR041698;~PFAM:PF13649,PF13489,PF08241,PF05175,PF13847), whose translation MSKPAPAPVDLYLQRAFALGSSASAQDLYNEWAAGYDKDLNSASYASPRRCVEVVLRALSSTPSSSSLLSSGSNDKNSTSNSFKTLRILDAGCGTGLVGECFARSPLGEISDIDGVDLSTGMLDVARAKGVYRDLETADLNVRNGIKREDAEYDVVVCVGTLTKGHVGPAVFKEFVRLVKGGGEGLVVATVHGGVWEDGGYRAEVERLEKDGEVRADVEEFGIVEGESSSGKMVVLRRC comes from the coding sequence ATGTCAAAACCCGCCCCCGCCCCCGTCGACCTCTACCTCCAACGCGCATTCGCCCTGGgctcctcggcctccgccCAAGACCTCTACAACGAATGGGCCGCGGGGTACGACAAGGACCTCAACAGTGCAAGCTACGCGTCTCCGCGACGGTGCGTCGAGGTTGTTCTCAGAGCACTctcatcaacgccatcatcatcatctcttcTATCCTCGGGTTCAAACGACAAGAATAGCACTAGTAACTCGTTCAAAACGTTAAGGATCCTTGACGCAGGGTGCGGAACGGGTCTTGTCGGGGAATGTTTCGCGCGGTCACCCCTCGGTGAAATCAGTGATATTGACGGGGTCGATCTCAGCACTGGGATGCTGGATGTTGCGAGGGCGAAGGGCGTGTATCGGGATCTTGAGACGGCGGATTTGAATGTCCGCAATGGGATCAAACGGGAGGACGCGGAgtatgatgttgttgtttgtgTGGGGACGTTGACGAAGGGGCATGTTGGGCCGGCGGTTTTCAAGGAGTTTGTGAGGCTTGTGAAGGGGGGTGGTGAGGGATTGGTGGTTGCGACGGTGCATGGGGGTGTTTGGGAGGATGGGGGGTATAGGGCTGAGGTGgagaggctggagaaggatggggaggtgagggcggatgttgaggagtttgggattGTTGAGGGGGAGAGCAGCAGTGGGAAGATGGTTGTTTTGAGGAGATGTTAG
- a CDS encoding uncharacterized protein (COG:S;~EggNog:ENOG410PZ8S), producing MFPNWSPKECARWQGRLTNWFNQRVNDHVDARTRREFQALMDSFPMNSLNFEHSCLDATFGIRHNPSGNGVWELRDSELVPVSQCLLAFEQDTIDPSTGWIPRTPWKKPLIRTRLNSILQCLSEINDGTVSIVADLNAGYWMFEKSNTRRLVTYKGARVFLNCTTHYMLWHGGAQELDVSLVVVEAAREGNAFSAMRMALPSMAMTHRARKDADRLNCSVFGIGTDGHQWVFAAIDNNSEYSWISIDWDTLENRTQIVSHLSRIMRRAAFLATGSSNIPGPSVSQITGCTITNEAMDDEN from the exons ATGTTCCCCAACTGGAGCCCTAAAGAATGCGCCAGATGGCAAGGCCGTCTAACCAACTGGTTCAACCAGCGTGTTAACGACCACGTCGACGCCCGAACACGACGCGAGTTTCAAGCTCTCATGGATTCGTTTCCCATGAACAGCCTGAATTTCGAACACAGCTGCCTAGATGCCACATTTGGGATCCGCCATAACCCATCTGGTAATGGGGTCTGGGAGTTACGGGACAGCGAGTTGGTGCCAGTGAGCCAGTGTCTCCTAG CCTTTGAACAAGACACCATCGACCCCAGCACCGGCTGGATCCCCCGGACCCCCTGGAAGAAACCCCTTATCCGCACACGACTAAACAGCATCCTGCAATGCCTCTCCGAGATAAACGACGGAACCGTCTCGATCGTCGCGGACCTCAATGCCGGATATTGGATGTTCGAGAAAAGCAACACCCGCCGGTTGGTCACGTACAAGGGCGCCAGGGTGTTTCTGAATTGCACGACCCATTACATGCTCTGGCATGGGGGTGCGCAGGAGCTGGATGTTAGTCTTGTTGTTGTGGAGGCGGCGAGGGAGGGGAATGCGTTTTCTGCTATGCGGATGGCGCTGCCTTCGATGG CAATGACCCATCGGGCGAGAAAGGATGCGGATAGACTGAACTGTTCTGTGTTTGGGATCGGCACGGACGGACATCAATGGGTGTTTGCTGCAATCGATAATAACTCTGAG TACTCCTGGATTAGCATAGACTGGGACACCCTCGAAAACCGGACTCAAATAGTGAGCCACCTGAGCCGGATCATGCGACGGGCAGCCTTTCTGGCAACTGGGAGCAGCAATATCCCAGGACCCAGCGTCAGTCAGATCACCGGGTGCACAATCACGAACGAGGCCATGGACGACGAAAACTAG
- a CDS encoding uncharacterized protein (COG:E;~EggNog:ENOG410PIV7;~TransMembrane:6 (o15-36i48-74o94-115i127-149o181-198i210-231o)), producing MTSTADKVVDIDYRIWIGTVVTVVPATIAVALRFVSRHIAKAGYWWDDWAIVASLIVNWGMAATRWAQVLVYGFGKHREDNPVENVVGYQKSFMAIQLVYFTNAVLTKASLLLLYQRIFGIVKTFRYALWTSWVLILSYFVACVIASIAGCKPPSYLWDRFRNPDTPGGCFDEVAFFRWNGLANMLLDVLMLVLPLPMVWRMRMSRRQKFLLTGIFLMGSFVCIVSLLRIVSFDAADRRDPTYTQIPSSTWSSVEQGTGIVCACLPTLRPLRRLCGGRFRRDSWKCSSSNSASNENENSNENSNSGSKRSSGCERMGMVGGEGEGRRWADYAGPGPGPGPGPGSEHGHGLDPDRDPVGAYAHPGLWGEMSGVDGGRGSLAARGEV from the exons ATGACCTCGACTGCAGACAAGGTCGTCGACATCGATTACAGGATCTGGATCGGCACTGTCGTCACCGTTGTGCCTGCGACTATCGCCGTGGCGCTGCGTTTCGTGTCGCGCCATATTGCGAAGGCTGGCTACTGGTGGGATGACTGGGCCATTGTAGCTTCACTG ATCGTCAATTGGGGCATGGCAGCCACGCGCTGGGCACAAGTCCTCGTATACGGCTTTGGAAAACACCGCGAAGACAACCCGGTCGAGAATGTAGTCGGATATCAAAAG AGCTTCATGGCCATCCAACTAGTCTACTTCACCAACGCAGTCCTAACAAAAGcctcgctcctcctcctctaccAGCGCATCTTCGGAATCGTCAAGACCTTCCGCTACGCCCTCTGGACCTCCTGGGTCCTGATACTCAGCTACTTCGTCGCCTGcgtcatcgcctccatcgccggctGCAAACCCCCTTCCTACCTATGGGACCGCTTCCGCAACCCTGATACCCCAGGAGGCTGCTTCGACGAGGTCGCCTTCTTCCGCTGGAACGGGCTGGCGAATATGCTCCTCGACGTTCTGATGCTTGTCCTGCCCCTGCCTATGGTGTGGCGCATGCGCATGAGTAGACGCCAGAAGTTCCTCCTTACGGGCATTTTCTTGATGGGGAGTTT CGTCTGCAtcgtctccctcctccgcatcgtctccttcgacgccgccgaccGCCGCGACCCAACATACACCCAAATCCCCTCGTCAACGTGGTCGTCTGTCGAGCAAGGGACTGGCATCGTGTGCGCCTGCCTACCGACCCTGCGTCCGCTGCGCCGTCTGTGCGGCGGTCGGTTCCGGCGCGACTCGTGGAAgtgcagcagcagtaatAGTGCGTCgaacgagaacgagaactCAAATGAGAACTCGAACTCTGGGTCGAAGCGCTCGTCGGGGTGTGAGCGGATGGGGATGGTTGGTGGCGAGGGTGAggggaggagatgggcggATTATGCGGggcctggtcctggtcctggtcctggtcctgggtCTGAGCACGGTCATGGTCTTGATCCTGATCGAGATCCTGTCGGGGCTTATGCGCACCCGGGCCTTTGGGGAGAGATGAGCGGGGTTGATGGTGGGAGGGGCAGTCTTGCTGCGAGGGGGGAAGTTTag
- the DAL81 gene encoding putative C6 transcription factor (OTam) (COG:K;~EggNog:ENOG410PGMJ;~InterPro:IPR036864,IPR007219,IPR001138;~PFAM:PF04082;~go_function: GO:0000981 - DNA-binding transcription factor activity, RNA polymerase II-specific [Evidence IEA];~go_function: GO:0003677 - DNA binding [Evidence IEA];~go_function: GO:0008270 - zinc ion binding [Evidence IEA];~go_process: GO:0006351 - transcription, DNA-templated [Evidence IEA];~go_process: GO:0006355 - regulation of transcription, DNA-templated [Evidence IEA]), producing the protein MAAVITIQSSSTAGLQQSSPSDRHLLRPLVQNNQQQPLQPQLSPSPPAPIGTLPRLSAQIRDGPSCDACLRRKSRCAMNEMVNKCYSCDFHRQDCTFTLSSPAPTASRPNTADHPSKKRKLEEIVLGDAESPKRPSTVSKPDSTHSSLTEHRRLNTAYWHQTTQHIGLTTELEPALLAHLPVDQNDESFVAASRVRKLGDDGTFMRVVNTMSQADNPTATLDSIESLVAPYGSTLVEQFFERIHPTFPILLEDVFRQSYKTRNGMSPLLLSAVYVLALKFADIGPASQSARRPDAARLEATALKLLTESLPYASLSTIQAGLLLMQRSTLATAPLNAQLVTAGFELGLHQDCSDWRMETWEKGLRKRLAWALYMQDKWSAMVHGRPSHVVSSNWTVQDLVEDDFTDAFASTSSQPEDAPVGHGPLFFCHLVALTTILSDILDRFYTLQSIEEFKAAGDNRTRLILERAKPAQIRLKDWFAHLPAPLKLDSATDIFETITEENARNGALHLSYFATEITLHRCIVRSLSPNATDAYLSHICRSAAKTRLISAMDFVNRLRPPHLRSFWPAASRTHFALIGSFGVLLRVTAPTKEEAEFYRLRLCEYRWTLSVSKKDAEFLEFALESLDNATDLDHHVPTKPGINELMTSSSKPVTQKRTMHEESMLDLDPQQGAGFSGLASPATSISEDSMHDGAMAI; encoded by the exons ATGGCTGCTGTTATCACTATCCAGTCGTCCTCGACGGCTGGTCTCCAgcaatcctctccttcagaccgtcatcttcttcgtccactGGTGCAGAATaaccagcaacagccgcTACAACCACAACTGTCCCCCTCACCACCCGCCCCTATTGGCActcttcctcgtctctctGCGCAAATCAGAGATGGACCCAGTTGTGACGCCTGTCTACGCAGAAAGAGTCGGTGTGCAATGAACGAAATGGTCAACAAGTGCTACTCGTGCGACTTTCATCGCCAGGACTGCACCTTCACCTTGTCATCTCCCGCCCCCACGGCCAGTCGCCCAAATACCGCGGACCACCCTTCAAAAAAGCGTAAACTCGAGGAAATTGTCCTCGGTGATGCAGAATCTCCCAAAAG GCCATCGACCGTTTCTAAACCTGACAGCACCCATTCGTCTTTGACCGAACACCGGCGTCTCAACACTGCCTACTGGCACCAGACGACTCAGCACATTGGCCTCACTACTGAACTGGAGCCCGCCCTTCTGGCACATCTGCCGGTAGACCAGAACGACGAGAGCTTCGTGGCCGCTTCCCGCGTGAGGAAACTTGGCGACGACGGCACTTTTATGCGAGTTGTAAACACGATGTCTCAAGCAGACAACCCGACTGCCACGTTGGATTCTATTGAGAGCCTGGTTGCTCCTTATGGGTCTACCCTGGTAGAGCAGTTCTTCGAGCGCATCCACCCAACCTTCCCAATCCTATTGGAAGATGTCTTTCGCCAGTCATACAAGACCAGAAACGGCATGTCTCCGCTCCTACTCTCTGCCGTCTATGTTCTGGCTCTGAAATTTGCCGATATTGGTCCTGCGTCACAGTCCGCACGGCGGCCTGATGCAGCTCGCCTTGAAGCCACTGCTTTGAAGCTTCTCACCGAATCGCTGCCATACGCATCATTATCGACAATTCAGGCCGGTCTATTGCTTATGCAGAGGTCGACGCTTGCAACTGCACCTCTGAATGCGCAGTTGGTGACTGCCGGATTCGAGCTCGGTCTTCACCAGGATTGTTCCGATTGGCGAATGGAGACCTGGGAGAAGGGACTCAGGAAACGTCTGGCATGGGCGCTTTACATGCAGGATAAGTGGTCAGCGATGGTGCACGGACGACCCTCACATGTTGTTTCCTCAAACTGGACGGTCCAGGATCTTGTGGAAGATGACTTCACCGATGCATTCGCCTCGACCTCATCCCAACCTGAAGACGCGCCTGTGGGCCATGGTCCGCTTTTCTTCTGTCACCTGGTAGCTCTTACCACGATTCTTTCCGATATCCTTGACCGATTTTACACTCTTCAATCGATCGAAGAATTCAAAGCTGCGGGGGACAACCGAACGCGGCTGATCTTGGAACGCGCCAAACCCGCTCAGATCCGTCTCAAAGACTGGTTTGCGCACCTCCCTGCACCACTGAAATTGGATTCAGCTACCGACATCTTCGAAACGATCACCGAAGAAAACGCCCGAAACGGGGCACTACACCTTTCCTACTTTGCAACCGAAATCACCCTTCATCGCTGTATTGTGCGATCACTTTCTCCCAATGCCACCGACGCATATCTCTCTCATATCTGCCGCTCTGCCGCCAAGACTCGACTCATCTCTGCGATGGACTTTGTAAACCGGCTTCGACCGCCTCACCTACGGTCTTTCTGGCCGGCCGCATCTCGAACGCACTTTGCACTGATCGGGTCTTTTGGCGTCCTACTTCGTGTAACGGCACCCACCAAAGAGGAGGCCGAATTCTACCGCCTCCGTCTGTGCGAGTACCGGTGGACACTGAGCGTGAGCAAGAAAGACGCCGAGTTCCTAGAGTTCGCGCTCGAAAGCCTCGACAACGCAACGGATCTCGACCACCACGTTCCCACGAAACCAGGCATCAACGAGTTGATGACTTCCTCGTCCAAGCCTGTCACGCAGAAGCGGACCATGCACGAGGAGTCTATGCTAGACCTAGACCCTCAGCAAGGCGCCGGGTTTTCCGGACTAGCCTCGCCTGCTACCTCGATTAGTGAAGATAGCATGCACGATGGTGCTATGGCGATATAA